A part of Miscanthus floridulus cultivar M001 chromosome 6, ASM1932011v1, whole genome shotgun sequence genomic DNA contains:
- the LOC136460128 gene encoding uncharacterized protein — protein MDYFKTYRNDGYASSKVNAMEIASEMGVEPSFPVKRRTLRKKHFDENNSEEALLEGEKEFRVNYFTVIIDMAVRSLETRFQELESFRELFGFLMSLANLKALDGPKLKVCCTTLAIVFSLNGSSDIDLNDLISELSVLQFTLPNTPMTVMEIFKFVTKADCYPNASIAYRILFTMPGTVASAERSFSKVKLLKNYLRSTMSQERLNGLATLCIEKRLLDEIDTIINDFASRNVRRNF, from the coding sequence ATGGATTACTTTAAAACCTATAGAAATGATGGGTATGCTTCTAGTAAGGTCAATGCAATGGAAATTGCATCTGAAAtgggtgtcgagccatcgttcccAGTAAAGCGCCGTACTCTTAGAAAGAAGCATTTTGATGAAAATAATAGTGAGGAAGCACTTTTGGAAGGTGAGAAGGAATTTAGAGTTAATTACTTCACGGTTATAATTGATATGGCGGTTCGTTCATTGGAGACTAGATTTCAAGAATTGGAATCATTCAGAGAATTATTTGGATTTTTAATGAGTTTAGCAAACTTGAAGGCATTGGATGGTCCTAAGCTAAAAGTGTGTTGCACAACACTAGCAATAGTTTTCTCTCTAAATGGTTCATCTGACATTGATTTAAATGATCTAATTTCTGAGTTGAGTGTTCTACAATTCACTTTGCCGAATACACCAATGACAGTTATGGAGATTTTTAAGTTTGTTACAAAGGCTGATTGTTATCCTAATGCTTCCATTGCTTATCGGATCTTGTTTACTATGCCTGGGACTGTGGCATCAGCTGAAAGAAGCTTCTCAAAAGTAAAATTGCTAAAGAACTATTTGAGATCTACAATGTCTCAAGAGAGGTTAAATGGTTTGGCAACATTATGCATTGAGAAGCGATTGTTGGATGAGATCGATACCATCATCAATGACTTCGCATCGAGGAATGTTAGAAGGAATTTTTAA
- the LOC136461542 gene encoding SCAR-like protein 2 isoform X1 — protein sequence MPLVRFEVRNEVGLGDPGLYGGGAAAASAASAVAAAGEEEPKALLEGVAVSGLVGILRQLGDLAEFAANVFHDLHEQVIATSARGRKVLTRVQNIEAALPSLEKAVKNQKSHIHFAYVPGSDWHTQLQNEQNHLLASDLPRFMMDSYEECRDPPRLYLLDKFDTAGAGACVKRYSDPSYFKKAWDMTRADKTANLQREKRSQKIKRKGSRLREPYHGQATSRHRGTEFQRSLTAGQLVNSRQFASPSNDGQNISEHRSTPDARSNPDNMSRSSSLSSKTQLSSVEQAFDAKPSAVPHENGHGKSLDTKLHKPGGLPSRVLLNGTSVDDHSDYLKQGSPPGDMVARSPYVKWDEKAAIIMSTSSVYCDDVVVDKAEDAEPTCISSVQKETGHKVMDALEQQDALLKKTKSLLVPSVLNHHGDIPGEADNYMDALNTLESETETESEFQTKNQGVPAPSFNAEAPQVGAIDNIVPQCPDSYVAEFTDTCQESDILCTSERAIDFPSLSNAHSLEVSQLEVSDYTSVSPYKESSVITIIHESGAEGARGDPCEIIEPLQVHSAILPNDGSPVCNEIPKSKPDDDLGYFPKIPQPGFSTCMVIPSNKESAVANENLESDAESVGDLIDGTTDNFVSGPNIANMVVDEVGFKMAPADSPGDHSDDSCVIPESRPQDYAGKSHEGVGDCGVIGVSELCSEPLNKPSDNICATQDVPTNTSTMSAGASEVSSSWSEPHNELMENRCATQGVPPNASTTSTVVPSVKLWTNAGLFGLEPSKPPVFGAQDGPREDTPPGFKEAQPVHSTEFTELHCSKPTESAVVDVPNGNTSITSSFVEKLVGIRPGSANLNNSGANQSAARIPNPIHSHTDGHSDFSSSFEHNNMTGKHTSISELLESEGSAETGTGIYSTDMSNNMHMVSASSFSSIAQRFLADTLQRRTSSKYTDLPMSSERANADTSAKDESTLNPVVEPSETIFAEETKFENKTENGMDGLTKSSIFSSRHYSEKSSPPLEYMKISFHPMSALETSKLNLDFCDGNLHEISDIMLPTFQLLSESSIPQPGSGSESEDDTFGRSYSYSSYDDLSPRLYSNSEAWDQEDGVGLEEHELYDDSNQIGSSTAPLSSYMGFEQMNLSGMKSDISLANVGDQNVIGTLESCTVEELPNFDTLMSRSDDQNGETSIPHNPVNLPPDEDQLPPPPPLPPMQWRMTRQTTSLEEETCITAKDMLRKTSSLPHIHTSAQEEHLPPTAPLDLQGNAKEVDVQKTGGVREITNPPSIIDIKSSLLQQIRDKSEQLKLNNGHERSKKAVGGDIKSLDEREELLQQIRSKTFNLRRTNASKTDGSSQSTANSNVVAILEKANAIRQAVASDEGGDDDTWSDI from the exons ATGCCGCTGGTCAGGTTCGAGGTGCGGAATGAGGTGGGGCTGGGGGACCCCGGCCTCTACGGCGGCGGAGCCGCTGCtgcctccgccgcctccgccgtcgcagccgcgggggaggaggagcccaaggcgCTGCTCGAGGGCGTCGCCGTCTCGGGGCTCGTCGGGATCCTGCGCCAGCTCGGAGATCTCGCGGA ATTTGCGGCTAATGTTTTCCATGATCTACACGAGCAAGTTATAGCTACATCTGCCAGGGGTCGTAAGGTGCTGACTCGAGTACAGAACATTGAAGCAGCACTTCCATCTCTTGAAAAAGCTGTGAAGAATCAGAAGAGTCACATCCATTTTGCCTATGTTCCGG GCTCTGATTGGCACACTCAGCTTCAAAATGAGCAAAATCACCTGCTAGCGAGTGATCTGCCTCGTTTTATGATGGATTCCTATGAAGAATGCCGAGATCCACCACGGCTTTACCTTCTCGATAA ATTTGATACTGCTGGCGCGGGGGCTTGTGTAAAGAGATATTCTGATCCATCCTATTTCAAGAAAGCATGGGATATGACGAGGGCAGACAAAACTGCTAATCTACAAAGAGAAAAGAGATCGCAGAAAATTAAG AGAAAAGGGTCACGACTAAGGGAGCCATATCATGGGCAAGCCACATCTAGGCATAGGGGCACTGAATTTCAGCGATCACTTACTGCTGGCCAACTTGTTAACAG CAGGCAGTTTGCATCTCCCAGCAACGATGGTCAGAACATCTCAGAGCATAGGTCTACACCCGACGCAAGATCTAATCCTGACAATATGAGCAGATCTTCTTCTCTTAGTTCGAAGACACAACTGAGTTCAGTAGAACAAGCTTTCGATGCAAAACCTTCTGCAGTTCCTCATGAGAATGGCCATGGCAAGTCATTGGATACTAAGTTGCACAAGCCTGGTGGTCTGCCTTCGCGCGTACTACTTAACGGCACCAGCGTGGATGATCATAGTGACTATTTGAAGCAAGGTTCCCCGCCAGGTGATATGGTTGCTAGATCACCTTATGTTAAATGGGATGAAAAGGCTGCAATTATCATGTCTACAAGTTCTGTCTACTGTGACGATGTTGTTGTGGATAAGGCTGAAGATGCAGAACCTACATGTATTAGCTCTGTGCAGAAAGAAACTGGCCACAAGGTAATGGATGCCTTGGAGCAGCAAGATGCCTTACTTAAAAAGACAAAATCACTGTTAGTGCCATCAGTCTTGAACCACCATGGTGACATTCCAGGAGAAGCCGACAACTACATGGATGCACTTAATACACTTGAATCTGAGACAGAAACTGAATCTGAATTTCAAACTAAGAATCAAGGGGTGCCAGCACCTTCCTTCAATGCTGAAGCACCTCAAGTGGGGGCAATTGATAATATTGTTCCACAGTGTCCCGATTCCTATGTTGCTGAGTTTACTGACACATGCCAAGAATCTGATATTCTTTGTACTTCAGAAAGAGCAATTGATTTTCCCAGTTTGTCAAATGCACATTCTCTTGAGGTCTCACAGCTAGAAGTTTCAGACTATACATCTGTAAGTCCCTATAAAGAGTCATCTGTCATCACTATTATCCATGAGAGTGGTGCAGAGGGTGCTCGCGGAGATCCTTGTGAGATTATAGAGCCTCTGCAGGTCCATTCAGCCATACTTCCCAATGATGGATCCCCTGTTTGCAATGAAATACCCAAGAGTAAGCCAGACGATGATCTTGGGTACTTTCCCAAGATTCCTCAACCAGGTTTCTCCACCTGTATGGTTATTCCGTCCAATAAAGAGTCTGCTGTTGCCAACGAAAACCTTGAAAGTGATGCAGAAAGTGTTGGTGATCTTATCGATGGTACCACAGATAATTTTGTATCCGGACCTAACATTGCCAACATGGTAGTTGATGAGGTGGGTTTCAAGATGGCACCTGCTGATTCACCTGGTGATCACTCTGATGACTCATGTGTTATTCCTGAAAGTAGGCCTCAGGATTATGCTGGAAAGAGCCATGAGGGAGTTGGTGATTGTGGTGTGATTGGAGTGTCTGAATTATGTAGTGAGCCTCTTAACAAACCATCAGATAATATATGTGCAACTCAAGATGTTCCTACAAATACCTCTACTATGTCTGCTGGTGCCAGTGAAGTGTCTAGTTCGTGGAGTGAGCCTCATAATGAACTAATGGAGAACAGATGTGCAACTCAAGGTGTTCCTCCAAATGCCTCTACCACGTCTACTGTTGTACCATCTGTTAAACTCTGGACAAATGCTGGGCTCTTTGGACTTGAACCATCTAAACCTCCAGTATTTGGTGCCCAAGATGGTCCAAGGGAGGATACTCCACCTGGTTTTAAAGAAGCTCAACCAGTCCATTCAACTGAATTCACAGAATTGCACTGTTCAAAGCCAACTGAATCAGCAGTTGTAGATGTTCCAAATGGAAACACGTCAATTACCAGCAGCTTTGTGGAAAAGCTTGTTGGTATCCGTCCTGGTTCTGCAAACCTCAATAACTCAGGGGCCAATCAATCAGCAGCCAGAATACCCAATCCAATTCATAGTCATACAGATGGGCACTCAGATTTTTCCTCATCCTTTGAGCACAATAACATGACTGGCAAGCATACTTCAATAAGTGAGCTTCTAGAATCTGAAGGAAGTGCTGAAACTGGCACCGGAATATACTCAACTGACATGAGTAATAACATGCATATGGTGTCTGCATCAAGCTTTTCAAGCATTGCACAAAGATTTCTTGCTGATACACTTCAGAGAAGAACTTCTTCCAAATATACTGATCTTCCTATGTCATCTGAGAGGGCGAATGCTGATACAAGTGCAAAAGATGAATCTACTCTAAATCCTGTTGTAGAACCAAGTGAAACGATATTTGCAGAGGAAACTAAGTTTGAGAACAAAACAGAAAATGGAATGGATGGATTGACCAAATCATCAATCTTTTCTAGCCGCCATTACTCTGAGAAATCGTCTCCACCACTTGAGTACATGAAAATATCTTTTCACCCTATGAGTGCACTTGAGACGTCAAAGCTGAACCTAGATTTCTGTGATGGCAATCTTCATGAAATTTCTGATATTATGTTACCGACATTTCAGTTACTTTCAGAGTCTTCCATTCCACAGCCAGGCAGCGGTTCTGAGTCTGAAGATGACACTTTTGGTAGGTCATATAGTTattcttcatatgatgatctgaGTCCACGACTATATTCAAACTCTGAGGCGTGGGATCAAGAAGATGGAGTTGGGCTTGAGGAACATGAGTTGTATGATGATTCAAATCAGATAGGATCTTCAACAGCACCTTTATCTAGCTACATGGGATTCGAGCAGATGAACTTATCTGGCATGAAGTCAGATATTTCACTTGCAAATGTTGGGGATCAGAATGTAATAGGCACTTTAGAATCCTGTACTGTTGAAGAACTTCCAAACTTTGACACATTGATGTCCAGAAGCGATGATCAAAATGGTGAAACCTCCATTCCACATAATCCGGTGAATTTGCCACCAGATGAAGATCAgttgccaccaccacctcctctccCCCCAATGCAGTGGAGGATGACAAGacaaacaacttcactagaagaGGAAACATGCATTACAGCTAAAGATATGCTCAGGAAAACTTCAAGCCTACCACATATACACACCTCTGCCCAGGAAGAACACCTTCCTCCAACTGCACCACTGGATCTACAAGGCAATGCTAAGGAAGTG GATGTCCAGAAAACTGGTGGAGTAAGAGAAATTACTAATCCTCCTAGTATCATTGATATAAAATCAAGTTTGCTTCAGCAGATCAGGGATAAG TCAGAGCAGCTGAAGCTTAACAATGGACATGAAAGGTCAAAAAAAGCAGTAGGCGGTGACATTAAAAGCTTGGATGAAAGGGAGGAGTTGCTTCAGCAAATCAGGAGCAAG ACCTTCAATTTAAGACGAACAAATGCATCTAAGACAGATGGCTCATCACAATCTACAGCCAATTCCAACGTTGTAGCAATTTTGGAGAAAGCAAATGCTATCCGGCAG GCTGTGGCCAGTGATGAGGGTGGCGATGATGATACTTGGAGTGATATATGA
- the LOC136461542 gene encoding SCAR-like protein 2 isoform X2, with translation MPLVRFEVRNEVGLGDPGLYGGGAAAASAASAVAAAGEEEPKALLEGVAVSGLVGILRQLGDLAEFAANVFHDLHEQVIATSARGRKVLTRVQNIEAALPSLEKAVKNQKSHIHFAYVPGSDWHTQLQNEQNHLLASDLPRFMMDSYEECRDPPRLYLLDKFDTAGAGACVKRYSDPSYFKKAWDMTRADKTANLQREKRSQKIKRKGSRLREPYHGQATSRHRGTEFQRSLTAGQLVNRQFASPSNDGQNISEHRSTPDARSNPDNMSRSSSLSSKTQLSSVEQAFDAKPSAVPHENGHGKSLDTKLHKPGGLPSRVLLNGTSVDDHSDYLKQGSPPGDMVARSPYVKWDEKAAIIMSTSSVYCDDVVVDKAEDAEPTCISSVQKETGHKVMDALEQQDALLKKTKSLLVPSVLNHHGDIPGEADNYMDALNTLESETETESEFQTKNQGVPAPSFNAEAPQVGAIDNIVPQCPDSYVAEFTDTCQESDILCTSERAIDFPSLSNAHSLEVSQLEVSDYTSVSPYKESSVITIIHESGAEGARGDPCEIIEPLQVHSAILPNDGSPVCNEIPKSKPDDDLGYFPKIPQPGFSTCMVIPSNKESAVANENLESDAESVGDLIDGTTDNFVSGPNIANMVVDEVGFKMAPADSPGDHSDDSCVIPESRPQDYAGKSHEGVGDCGVIGVSELCSEPLNKPSDNICATQDVPTNTSTMSAGASEVSSSWSEPHNELMENRCATQGVPPNASTTSTVVPSVKLWTNAGLFGLEPSKPPVFGAQDGPREDTPPGFKEAQPVHSTEFTELHCSKPTESAVVDVPNGNTSITSSFVEKLVGIRPGSANLNNSGANQSAARIPNPIHSHTDGHSDFSSSFEHNNMTGKHTSISELLESEGSAETGTGIYSTDMSNNMHMVSASSFSSIAQRFLADTLQRRTSSKYTDLPMSSERANADTSAKDESTLNPVVEPSETIFAEETKFENKTENGMDGLTKSSIFSSRHYSEKSSPPLEYMKISFHPMSALETSKLNLDFCDGNLHEISDIMLPTFQLLSESSIPQPGSGSESEDDTFGRSYSYSSYDDLSPRLYSNSEAWDQEDGVGLEEHELYDDSNQIGSSTAPLSSYMGFEQMNLSGMKSDISLANVGDQNVIGTLESCTVEELPNFDTLMSRSDDQNGETSIPHNPVNLPPDEDQLPPPPPLPPMQWRMTRQTTSLEEETCITAKDMLRKTSSLPHIHTSAQEEHLPPTAPLDLQGNAKEVDVQKTGGVREITNPPSIIDIKSSLLQQIRDKSEQLKLNNGHERSKKAVGGDIKSLDEREELLQQIRSKTFNLRRTNASKTDGSSQSTANSNVVAILEKANAIRQAVASDEGGDDDTWSDI, from the exons ATGCCGCTGGTCAGGTTCGAGGTGCGGAATGAGGTGGGGCTGGGGGACCCCGGCCTCTACGGCGGCGGAGCCGCTGCtgcctccgccgcctccgccgtcgcagccgcgggggaggaggagcccaaggcgCTGCTCGAGGGCGTCGCCGTCTCGGGGCTCGTCGGGATCCTGCGCCAGCTCGGAGATCTCGCGGA ATTTGCGGCTAATGTTTTCCATGATCTACACGAGCAAGTTATAGCTACATCTGCCAGGGGTCGTAAGGTGCTGACTCGAGTACAGAACATTGAAGCAGCACTTCCATCTCTTGAAAAAGCTGTGAAGAATCAGAAGAGTCACATCCATTTTGCCTATGTTCCGG GCTCTGATTGGCACACTCAGCTTCAAAATGAGCAAAATCACCTGCTAGCGAGTGATCTGCCTCGTTTTATGATGGATTCCTATGAAGAATGCCGAGATCCACCACGGCTTTACCTTCTCGATAA ATTTGATACTGCTGGCGCGGGGGCTTGTGTAAAGAGATATTCTGATCCATCCTATTTCAAGAAAGCATGGGATATGACGAGGGCAGACAAAACTGCTAATCTACAAAGAGAAAAGAGATCGCAGAAAATTAAG AGAAAAGGGTCACGACTAAGGGAGCCATATCATGGGCAAGCCACATCTAGGCATAGGGGCACTGAATTTCAGCGATCACTTACTGCTGGCCAACTTGTTAACAG GCAGTTTGCATCTCCCAGCAACGATGGTCAGAACATCTCAGAGCATAGGTCTACACCCGACGCAAGATCTAATCCTGACAATATGAGCAGATCTTCTTCTCTTAGTTCGAAGACACAACTGAGTTCAGTAGAACAAGCTTTCGATGCAAAACCTTCTGCAGTTCCTCATGAGAATGGCCATGGCAAGTCATTGGATACTAAGTTGCACAAGCCTGGTGGTCTGCCTTCGCGCGTACTACTTAACGGCACCAGCGTGGATGATCATAGTGACTATTTGAAGCAAGGTTCCCCGCCAGGTGATATGGTTGCTAGATCACCTTATGTTAAATGGGATGAAAAGGCTGCAATTATCATGTCTACAAGTTCTGTCTACTGTGACGATGTTGTTGTGGATAAGGCTGAAGATGCAGAACCTACATGTATTAGCTCTGTGCAGAAAGAAACTGGCCACAAGGTAATGGATGCCTTGGAGCAGCAAGATGCCTTACTTAAAAAGACAAAATCACTGTTAGTGCCATCAGTCTTGAACCACCATGGTGACATTCCAGGAGAAGCCGACAACTACATGGATGCACTTAATACACTTGAATCTGAGACAGAAACTGAATCTGAATTTCAAACTAAGAATCAAGGGGTGCCAGCACCTTCCTTCAATGCTGAAGCACCTCAAGTGGGGGCAATTGATAATATTGTTCCACAGTGTCCCGATTCCTATGTTGCTGAGTTTACTGACACATGCCAAGAATCTGATATTCTTTGTACTTCAGAAAGAGCAATTGATTTTCCCAGTTTGTCAAATGCACATTCTCTTGAGGTCTCACAGCTAGAAGTTTCAGACTATACATCTGTAAGTCCCTATAAAGAGTCATCTGTCATCACTATTATCCATGAGAGTGGTGCAGAGGGTGCTCGCGGAGATCCTTGTGAGATTATAGAGCCTCTGCAGGTCCATTCAGCCATACTTCCCAATGATGGATCCCCTGTTTGCAATGAAATACCCAAGAGTAAGCCAGACGATGATCTTGGGTACTTTCCCAAGATTCCTCAACCAGGTTTCTCCACCTGTATGGTTATTCCGTCCAATAAAGAGTCTGCTGTTGCCAACGAAAACCTTGAAAGTGATGCAGAAAGTGTTGGTGATCTTATCGATGGTACCACAGATAATTTTGTATCCGGACCTAACATTGCCAACATGGTAGTTGATGAGGTGGGTTTCAAGATGGCACCTGCTGATTCACCTGGTGATCACTCTGATGACTCATGTGTTATTCCTGAAAGTAGGCCTCAGGATTATGCTGGAAAGAGCCATGAGGGAGTTGGTGATTGTGGTGTGATTGGAGTGTCTGAATTATGTAGTGAGCCTCTTAACAAACCATCAGATAATATATGTGCAACTCAAGATGTTCCTACAAATACCTCTACTATGTCTGCTGGTGCCAGTGAAGTGTCTAGTTCGTGGAGTGAGCCTCATAATGAACTAATGGAGAACAGATGTGCAACTCAAGGTGTTCCTCCAAATGCCTCTACCACGTCTACTGTTGTACCATCTGTTAAACTCTGGACAAATGCTGGGCTCTTTGGACTTGAACCATCTAAACCTCCAGTATTTGGTGCCCAAGATGGTCCAAGGGAGGATACTCCACCTGGTTTTAAAGAAGCTCAACCAGTCCATTCAACTGAATTCACAGAATTGCACTGTTCAAAGCCAACTGAATCAGCAGTTGTAGATGTTCCAAATGGAAACACGTCAATTACCAGCAGCTTTGTGGAAAAGCTTGTTGGTATCCGTCCTGGTTCTGCAAACCTCAATAACTCAGGGGCCAATCAATCAGCAGCCAGAATACCCAATCCAATTCATAGTCATACAGATGGGCACTCAGATTTTTCCTCATCCTTTGAGCACAATAACATGACTGGCAAGCATACTTCAATAAGTGAGCTTCTAGAATCTGAAGGAAGTGCTGAAACTGGCACCGGAATATACTCAACTGACATGAGTAATAACATGCATATGGTGTCTGCATCAAGCTTTTCAAGCATTGCACAAAGATTTCTTGCTGATACACTTCAGAGAAGAACTTCTTCCAAATATACTGATCTTCCTATGTCATCTGAGAGGGCGAATGCTGATACAAGTGCAAAAGATGAATCTACTCTAAATCCTGTTGTAGAACCAAGTGAAACGATATTTGCAGAGGAAACTAAGTTTGAGAACAAAACAGAAAATGGAATGGATGGATTGACCAAATCATCAATCTTTTCTAGCCGCCATTACTCTGAGAAATCGTCTCCACCACTTGAGTACATGAAAATATCTTTTCACCCTATGAGTGCACTTGAGACGTCAAAGCTGAACCTAGATTTCTGTGATGGCAATCTTCATGAAATTTCTGATATTATGTTACCGACATTTCAGTTACTTTCAGAGTCTTCCATTCCACAGCCAGGCAGCGGTTCTGAGTCTGAAGATGACACTTTTGGTAGGTCATATAGTTattcttcatatgatgatctgaGTCCACGACTATATTCAAACTCTGAGGCGTGGGATCAAGAAGATGGAGTTGGGCTTGAGGAACATGAGTTGTATGATGATTCAAATCAGATAGGATCTTCAACAGCACCTTTATCTAGCTACATGGGATTCGAGCAGATGAACTTATCTGGCATGAAGTCAGATATTTCACTTGCAAATGTTGGGGATCAGAATGTAATAGGCACTTTAGAATCCTGTACTGTTGAAGAACTTCCAAACTTTGACACATTGATGTCCAGAAGCGATGATCAAAATGGTGAAACCTCCATTCCACATAATCCGGTGAATTTGCCACCAGATGAAGATCAgttgccaccaccacctcctctccCCCCAATGCAGTGGAGGATGACAAGacaaacaacttcactagaagaGGAAACATGCATTACAGCTAAAGATATGCTCAGGAAAACTTCAAGCCTACCACATATACACACCTCTGCCCAGGAAGAACACCTTCCTCCAACTGCACCACTGGATCTACAAGGCAATGCTAAGGAAGTG GATGTCCAGAAAACTGGTGGAGTAAGAGAAATTACTAATCCTCCTAGTATCATTGATATAAAATCAAGTTTGCTTCAGCAGATCAGGGATAAG TCAGAGCAGCTGAAGCTTAACAATGGACATGAAAGGTCAAAAAAAGCAGTAGGCGGTGACATTAAAAGCTTGGATGAAAGGGAGGAGTTGCTTCAGCAAATCAGGAGCAAG ACCTTCAATTTAAGACGAACAAATGCATCTAAGACAGATGGCTCATCACAATCTACAGCCAATTCCAACGTTGTAGCAATTTTGGAGAAAGCAAATGCTATCCGGCAG GCTGTGGCCAGTGATGAGGGTGGCGATGATGATACTTGGAGTGATATATGA